A stretch of DNA from Candidatus Bathyarchaeia archaeon:
GCTTTAAGGGCGAGACAGACTTTTCAGGAGCCACATGCTGCTACCTTTTTGTAAAGGCTCTAAATAGAAACAATTTTGACCTGGGATACTTGGCTCTCGTGGGAAGCTACGAAATTCCAGAAGGTTTTAAGTCAATCAATGAGATTGTTTTGGAGGAAACCTTAAAAACCGGGATAATTCAGAAAAAGGGGAAGGGTTTTGAAATTACAAGGTTGAAGGTTAATGTGGATGCTTTGTTTTCGAAACTCCAAATTTTGGGCGCTGTTGGCTATTATGAAGACGGCCCTGATCTGGGTATAAAGGCGTGCCTGGAAGGAATAAGCCCGGAAATAGATGAAAGAATTAACGCCTTGGAGGCGAGGCGGAAAGAGGCTAATCGCAAGCTTTTGGGAATATTATATCGTGAGAGGCTTAGGGAAACAGAGCATATCCAATGGTTTGATGCTGGAAACTTGTACGCGGGTATGGGAACAAAGGTCATCGGGCAATTCTGCTCCTTCATATCTTATCAGGCACGATTAATAAAGCCCAACAAGTACATACTGGGCTTTGTCAACGTGCCACCGGAAATACCGAAATGGGGAAGACTTAAAGAAAACCTTGCAAAGGCGTCTGTGCGGGTGCCAAAACCCATGCAACAACTAATCGACATCGGAAAACTTCCGGGGGCCGTTAACCTTCTAGAAAAGGCTTCTGAGGGTTTTGGGATGGCTGATGGGCATCAGTACGCTGCAAATGTCGTCCTACCAGCGAGTAGAAAAATGGAGCTTCTAGAAAATGCTGAGAAAATTATAAAATGACTTAAACACACTATTTAGAATCCCGCCTTGATCGGGTTGCGGGGCTTCATAAGCTCTCTTAGGAACGCTGTGGCATATGATCCACGATGTAGGGTAAAGCTTACCTTCACCATGTTCTTTTTTGGGTTAGCAGAGTCTCCTGATATTTCCTCTACTCTGAAATCTTTTAATGTAGTTAAGGCTATGCGCAAACCGCCTTTTAGACTTAGCTCCGGCATCCCTTTTACTTTAAAGTTTTCGGGGGCTATACCTTCCTCTTCAAGAATCTGTTTTTCAATTTCGCCTTGAGTACCCTCTGACAGTCGCTGTCTAAAACCGGCTAAAGGTATTGCTAAGCGCATTTTCCCAGAGGCTATGGCGCTATTTATTTGAGAGAGTTTCTCTTGGCTTGCGATTTCACGTAGTCTTTCGCTCGGCAACCCAGTAGCCTCAATTTTAACAATGTAGTCTCCAACCTCCGCGGCGTTTAATGGAAGCCCTAACGCTATTCTTCTGCTTAAAAATCTGTTAAAGAGATAGGCTTGATAGGCTTGAGGGAAAAGTATGCGCAGTTTTATGGGTAGTCTTTTGAAGGCGCCTTTGAAGTCCTCCGGTTTCTTTGCCAAATGCTTAAGCATTAAACGCTCGTAATACAAGTGTTTTGGAAAGGCTTTCCAGGCTTTCTTGAAGTCTTGCGTACGGTGAAGTTCTTCCCGGGCGGTTCTCGACTCTGGATGTTCAAGGGGGTAGGATTTAGCGAGAAAAAGCATTGCTGCTTTGCGAAAATCGCCTTTAACAATTGCTTTTCCAACAAGATGAGTTATTGGGCGGATTGTGCCAAAGCGTTGATGCCCAAAAAAGTTCGGCACTCCGCCCAACGCTTCAATTTCCTTAACAACCTTTTCTATTCTTTGCTTTATTGTTGCTTTTGTGCGGCTTATAGCTCGTATCACTATTTTGAAGGAGTTTCCAAGCAAGTAATAGGGCGAAAGTTTGGTTTTAAAATAGCCCAATGGAACTATTTTTATGTCCTTGATGCTTACGTTTTTAACGTCTTCCGGCTTAACGTCTCTTATTGTTATGTGTTGGGCGGTGACGGCTTTTGCGTCCTTTATTCCAGCAATTTGGATTTTTTGAGGGCTTATACCTAGCTGTTCTGCGATAACCTCAAGAGCTTGGAAAGCATCCCAGTTTCGCTTAATTAAAACACAAAGCAAGTAACGGCTGGTTAAGGGCTGTTCATGGATTGGCGGTAACATATCAGAGGAGCGTACTTCCGCTTTTGAGCCGTTTAAGAGTAATTCTTCAACGATGAAGTCTTCACATGACTGCCTTATCATGCCTCCAATGCCCGGAGAACTTGTAGCGTAAACCTCAATTCCAACGCTTTTTTCAAGCCTTGAAACGCGCAATTTTAAACCTCAATCATAAGAGCGGAAGATTTCCGGTAATTTTGTCAATCTTTTCGGTTGGGGCTGGACCTATTCCCAAACATGTTATTGTCCCGGGAGGGATTTCTGTCAATCCCCTGTCAATGATTAAGGCGCAAGGTAAAGCCATTTCTTTCGCCTGTTTCTCCAGCGCTAGGAGTTCTGCTTCGCCTTTGACTCTCACAACAACCTTGCACTGTCCCTCCTTTAACCAGGCCTCCAACCATTCCCTCCAATGTTTGCGGGCCTCCTCAG
This window harbors:
- the truD gene encoding tRNA pseudouridine(13) synthase TruD; this translates as MRVSRLEKSVGIEVYATSSPGIGGMIRQSCEDFIVEELLLNGSKAEVRSSDMLPPIHEQPLTSRYLLCVLIKRNWDAFQALEVIAEQLGISPQKIQIAGIKDAKAVTAQHITIRDVKPEDVKNVSIKDIKIVPLGYFKTKLSPYYLLGNSFKIVIRAISRTKATIKQRIEKVVKEIEALGGVPNFFGHQRFGTIRPITHLVGKAIVKGDFRKAAMLFLAKSYPLEHPESRTAREELHRTQDFKKAWKAFPKHLYYERLMLKHLAKKPEDFKGAFKRLPIKLRILFPQAYQAYLFNRFLSRRIALGLPLNAAEVGDYIVKIEATGLPSERLREIASQEKLSQINSAIASGKMRLAIPLAGFRQRLSEGTQGEIEKQILEEEGIAPENFKVKGMPELSLKGGLRIALTTLKDFRVEEISGDSANPKKNMVKVSFTLHRGSYATAFLRELMKPRNPIKAGF
- a CDS encoding DHH family phosphoesterase — encoded protein: MALRDFDHYTASVISILRKEAPKEAIIIHHDDADGLCSAAITQKALEREGIKTKTFCLEKVYTEVIEDVHSKSGQTIFYVDIGSSHADLISEYNKGRNLTIILDHHDPKISRDPKVLDLNLENFGFKGETDFSGATCCYLFVKALNRNNFDLGYLALVGSYEIPEGFKSINEIVLEETLKTGIIQKKGKGFEITRLKVNVDALFSKLQILGAVGYYEDGPDLGIKACLEGISPEIDERINALEARRKEANRKLLGILYRERLRETEHIQWFDAGNLYAGMGTKVIGQFCSFISYQARLIKPNKYILGFVNVPPEIPKWGRLKENLAKASVRVPKPMQQLIDIGKLPGAVNLLEKASEGFGMADGHQYAANVVLPASRKMELLENAEKIIK
- the pth2 gene encoding peptidyl-tRNA hydrolase Pth2, with amino-acid sequence MSEFRYKQVIVFRSDLKLSKGKVAAQAGHAAVSAAEEARKHWREWLEAWLKEGQCKVVVRVKGEAELLALEKQAKEMALPCALIIDRGLTEIPPGTITCLGIGPAPTEKIDKITGNLPLL